The genomic region CAGAGAGTTATAAAAACTTGCTGCAGCCGAGCATGAGATTTGTAGGTCTTTGTCTTGCGAGTCTCCTCTGGCAGATTAACCCTTGAAGAACCCCAGGCTGGTAGGATCAACTGTGGGTTATGAAGTTCTTTTAAAAGTCATTGCTTTTACATGCTTCTGGTTATGAGtttgttaaatataaatacaaacaaataagaaatacatttctagtaaaaatattaaggaTGAACAAAGTGATGAAATTGGTCATATACTTTAAGAGAATATTAGTTGAACATGAAGGCATGTACCTGATCATTATCTTTTAACTGGTTTGGAAGCTGACACTTTTTAACCGCACATATCACATAGATATGTTGGCTGCTTTTAATAATATCTCTTGCTATCTGTATGGTTGTTCTCTGTCTGTGTCTTTGTGTCTGTGCACGTATGATCTGAGTGCCTGTGCACACAGTTACCGAAGactgaagaaaaagaataatgaaaggagaaacaaaattataagttaaagCTTGCAGTTCAGCGAATCCTGTGTTGCCTCTATTCTGTGGCTGACATCTCTTTCTGACCCATTTGTGCAGACGCTGCTCAATCATGCAAAATCATTTTGGATACTGTTGAGTCTGCATTGCCAGATGGCCTACCTGAAAGTGTTTCTGCAGATTGTAAACTACAAGAAATTCTAAGTAGAGCTGTTGAATTGCTTCCAGAGCTCTGGAAACTTGCTAGGGCTCCCCAGGAAGCTATCTTATCATACCGACAGGCGCTTCTCTATAATTGGAATCTGGAAGCAGAGATCAAAGCCaagatagaaaaagaatttgcTGTTTTCCTTTTGTATAGTGGTACTGATGCGAACCCTCCAAATCTTCGGTCACAGATGGATGGCTCATTTGTGCCAAGAAACAACGTAGAAGAGGCTGTTCTTCTACTATTGATTCTATTAAGAAAATTTGCTTACAGAAGGATTGGATGGGACCCAACAATCATCGATCATCTTTCTTTTGCCTTGTCTGTTTCCGGAGAACTAAGAGCGCTAGCTCATCAGATAGAAGAGTTACTTCCAGGAATCCTAGAGAGAAGAGAACGATATTGCACTCTAGCTCTCTGCTACCATGGGGAGGGTGAGGATGTGGTGGCTTTGAATCTTTTGAGGAACTTATTAAATAACAGAGAGAATCCAGATTGCATAATGGAATTATTACTGGCTTCAAGGATTTGTGCAGAGAAAATGATTTCTGTTGAGGAAGGGATGACTTACACTTCCAAAGCTCTTTCTGAATTGCATGGAAGATGTGACCAGATGGTAAGTGTTGCAAACTGCTTACAGGGTCTTTTACTGTCAGCTCAGTCCAGATCAGTTGCTTCTGACTCTGAGAGGACTTGTAAGCAGTCTGAAGCACTTGAGGCACTTGAAACTGCTCACAAAGTAATGAGAGAAAGAGATCCACAAATCATATACCATCTTAGCTTAGAAAATGCTGAGCAGAGGAAGTTGGATATTGCACTTTCTTTTGCTAAGCGTCTTTTGAAACTGGAGGCAGGATCTAGTGTTAGAACATACATCCTGTTGGCCCGAATATTGTCAGCTCAAAAACGGTTTGTTGATGCGGAGACGGTAGTCAATGCTGCTCTAGATCAGACTGGGAAGTGGGACCAAGGAGAATTGTTGCGAACCAAAGCTAAACTCCAGATTGCACAAGGCCAGTTGAAGAATGCCATACAGACCTATACTCATCTTCTTGCTGTTGTCCAAGTTCGAACTAAAACCTTTGCTGGTGGGAAGAGGCTGTTAAAGGTATGCAGATAGATTGATATGCACCTTGGCTTGTGATATCTTGAAAAGATTTTAGAATAAGACAGTTTGGATAGTGTCTGGTTGGAAAAACTTTTTTCCTGCGAGAAATGGACTCTTTTCTTCGCAACTAGTCAACTAAGTCATTGGTACATGAAAAAATGAAAGTTCATTATTGATTTTTGACATCAATCTTTTGAAGCATCTAGATTCtagagtttattttcttgtgaATTGATAATGTATCGGGCGTCTGTTTTAGTAGCCATAAggtttattaatttgattacaaattgAGGATTTTAACTCTCATGAAATGTTAGTTCTTGATAGTTCAAAACTCATGAGTCTATGCTGAGGCTTAAAGTAGTATTAGATGCCATAACTCATTTTCCTTTCGGATTCTATCCCAGAGTAG from Ricinus communis isolate WT05 ecotype wild-type chromosome 9, ASM1957865v1, whole genome shotgun sequence harbors:
- the LOC8263742 gene encoding protein NPGR2, translating into MRLKNWTKSWGLDIRGKVWKMMKCIRSGEQLRVDEMVASSESLATRDYSASGYSSRAGEVDTKIDNSNIEEAESSLRESGYLNYEEARALLGRLEFQKGNIEAALHVFEGIDIAAVTSKMKVSLSRRCEQNRRRSQSDAVQPMSMHAISLLLEAIFLKVKSLQGLGRFGDAAQSCKIILDTVESALPDGLPESVSADCKLQEILSRAVELLPELWKLARAPQEAILSYRQALLYNWNLEAEIKAKIEKEFAVFLLYSGTDANPPNLRSQMDGSFVPRNNVEEAVLLLLILLRKFAYRRIGWDPTIIDHLSFALSVSGELRALAHQIEELLPGILERRERYCTLALCYHGEGEDVVALNLLRNLLNNRENPDCIMELLLASRICAEKMISVEEGMTYTSKALSELHGRCDQMVSVANCLQGLLLSAQSRSVASDSERTCKQSEALEALETAHKVMRERDPQIIYHLSLENAEQRKLDIALSFAKRLLKLEAGSSVRTYILLARILSAQKRFVDAETVVNAALDQTGKWDQGELLRTKAKLQIAQGQLKNAIQTYTHLLAVVQVRTKTFAGGKRLLKSRGNHDRRLEMETWHDLANVYTSLSQWRDAEVCLSKSKAISPYSASRWHAAGLLYEAKGSHQEALRAFRAALDVDPTHVPSLISTASVLRQFGSQSIPIIRSFLTDALRLDKMNHSAWYNLGLLYKADASASALEAAECFEAAAILEESAPVEPFR